A region of the Coxiella-like endosymbiont genome:
TTATTTACCGCAGTGGCTGCTTTATATTATTTAGGCGATGATTATCAATTTGTAACTGCATTATTGACTAGCGGCACCGTAAAAGGAAATATCTTGCAGGGGGATTTAATTCTTAAATTTTCTGGCGATCCCGAATTAACCACTGAGGACTTAAATCAATTAATTGAAAAATTACAAGAGTTAGGCATTCGCCGTATTAATGGACGTTTCTTAATTGATAACGCCGATTATAACGATGTTCCCTACCCACCAGGATGGATGTGGGATGACTTAAGTTACGGTTATACGGCTCCTGTAAATGCGATCATTATTGATCGTAATAAACTTTTATTATATATTTTGTGAGAAAAAATTAATGCTCAACCTAAGTTGGAGACCATTTTACTTAGGGAAGTAGCTCAATTTTCCAATTATATAAAAACCACCGCAACACATGAAAAAGATTGTCCGCTTACTATTTATAGTTACTATTTATAGTGACAATTACAATAATTATCGATTAGCGGGATATATAAATCGGACTTGGGTGGTCGCCAGCACTGAACTTTAGCTATACGCAATCCAATGCG
Encoded here:
- the dacB gene encoding D-alanyl-D-alanine carboxypeptidase/D-alanyl-D-alanine endopeptidase — encoded protein: MQQPGRVLFNKRAEYLLYTPASTQKLFTAVAALYYLGDDYQFVTALLTSGTVKGNILQGDLILKFSGDPELTTEDLNQLIEKLQELGIRRINGRFLIDNADYNDVPYPPGWMWDDLSYGYTAPVNAIIIDRNKLLLYIL